The Streptomyces sp. 135 sequence CCGCCGCGGCCGAGGCGCTCCCCGAAGGCGCGGTCGCCCGGATCTTCGTGGAGGTCGAGGGACCCAAGGAGGAGCAGAAGATCCTCACGGACGCCGACGTCGTCTGGCTGCACCGCGACGGGCGGCCGGTGGGCCAGGCCCTGATCGAGGCCGTGCGCTCCCTGGAGTTCCCTCCGGGTGACGTCCACGCCTTCGTCCACGGCGAGGCGGGCTTCGTGAAGGAGCTGCGCCGCTACCTCCGCGTCGAGCGCGAGATCCCGCGCGAGCGCCTGTCGATCTCCGGCTACTGGCGCCTCGGGCACAACGAGGACGGCTGGCAGGCGTCGAAGCGGGAGTGGAACGCGCGGGTGGAGGCGGAGCAGGAGAACGGGGCGTAGGCGCTGCGCTGGCTTCCGGGTCGACTGGTCGGCTGGCCGCCGGGCCGGGCAGCCGCCGTTGGGGTCGATGTCCGTGGCGTGACTGCCGGTCGTGGGCCGTCCTTGCGCAGTTCCCCGCGCCCCTTCCAGGGGCGCCCGGCTCCCCCGCAGCCCAAAGGCAGGCCCCATGAGTGTCGGGGTCCTTCGCACGGAGCACTGCACTCGCCGTCGGGTCGGCCGGGCAGCCGCCGTAGGGGCCGATGCCGGTGGCCGACTGCCGGTTGTGGTCCATCCTTGCGCAGTTCCCGGCGCCCCTTTCAGGGGCGCCCACTCCCCCGCGGCTCAAAGGGAGCCCCCGCGACCCGCGCATGCAGATGCATGTCGTGCCAGCCGTCCGCGTGCAGTACCGCGCTGCGCTTGGTTCCCTCTGCGGGGAAGCAGGTCTTCAGGGCCACGCGGCACGATGCCTCGTTGGCCGTCGCGTGGGTCAACTCCAGGCGGTGCAGGCCCACTTCGTCGAAGGACCAGCGCGCGAGGGTCTCGACGGCGCGCGGGGCGACGCCGCGTCCGCGTGCCCACGGCACAGTCCAGTAGGCGACCTCGGCCTGACCGTCGGGGAGCTCGATCATCCGCAGGGCGATCCGTCCGACGAGCCGGTCCGTGGCGGCGTCGGCGATCGCCCAGTGCGCGGCCCGTTCACCGGCCCAGGCCGCGCGCCAGTCCTCGATCCAGTCGCGCGCCTCGCCCTCGGAGTCGGCCACGCGGGCGTGCCAGCGCTGGAGCACGGGGTCCTGGAACGCCTCGTACACGGCGGGTGCGTCGGAGGACGCCCAGGGTCGCAGGACCAGGCCGCCGTCGGAGACGGGGAGCGTCGGCTGCTGCCGGCAGGCGAGGGCGCCGGGGGCGACTACGTCGGAGATCAGGTAGGGCATGGCCTCATCGTGGCAGCGGCGGCAAACATGACGGCACTGGTTTTCGGGCCCCGGCGGTCGACGCACCGCCCTGACCTGCGGCGCCCCGTACGCTGGCCTCCTGATGAGACGCAAGCCCCGCATTCCGCCCGCCCCGCTGCCCCAGCGCGACGGCGTCGACCCCGTCAGGGTCAGGCTGCCGCCCGAGGGGACATGGCCGACCGTCCGCGACCATTTGGTGAAGCGGCTCGCGGCCGGCCCGGGGGTCATCGACGCGATGCTGCGCGGCGGCGAGATCGTCGGCGCGGACGGCACACCGGTCGCGCCGGACGCCCCGTACGAACCGGGCGCCTTCGTGTGGTTCCACCGGGACCTGCCGCCGGAGGCGACCGTGCCGTTCGCCCTCGACGTCGTCCACCGCGACGAGCACATCGTGGTGGTGGACAAACCGCACTTCCTCGCCACCATGCCGCGCGGCGGCCACGTCGCGCAGACCGCCCTCGCCAGGCTGCGCGTGCGGCTCGGTATCCCGACGCTGAGTGCGGCCCACCGCCTGGACCGGCTGACCGCCGGGCTGCTCCTGTTCACCGTGCGGCCCGAGGAACGCGGCGCCTACCAGACGCTGTTCCGCGACCGCCTCGTACACAAGGAGTACGAGGCGGTGGCACCCTACGACCCGCACGTGCCGCTCCCCCGCACCGTCCGCAGCCACATCGAGAAGGAGCGCGGACGCATCGCGGCGTACGAGGTCGAGGGCGCCGAGCCGAACAGCGAGAGCCACGTCGAACTCATCGAGCACCGCGGCGCCCTCGGCCGCTACCGCCTGACCCCGCGCACCGGCCGCACCCACCAACTGCGCGTCCACATGAACGCGCTCGGCCTGCCGATCCTCGGCGACCCGGTCTACCCGGTGGTGACCGGACCCGCGGCGCCGGACGACTTCCGGCGGCCCCTGCAACTCCTCGCGCGCGTCCTGGAGTTCACGGATCCGGTCACGGGCGCCCGGCACCGCTTCGTGAGCGGGCGGACGCTGGGCGCGTGGTCGGCGTACGACGACTGGAACCAACAGCCGCACGGTAGCCGCGCGGCCCCGGCTCAGTAGCCGCGCCACCAGGTGACGAAGCGCCGCCATGCCCCCTGCGCCTGGACCGGCTCGGGCGCGGGCGCCGCCGTCGGGGCGCCCTGCGGCTGCGGGGCCCGGGCGGCGGCCGGCATCGGCTGCCGCAGCGGCGGCGTGGAGATCTGCCAGTCCGTGCGGGACCTTGGCACCTGCGCCGACGGCCGGGCCATGACGTCCTGCGGGGGGCGCGGCGCGAACCGCACCGGCAGCTCCACCAGATGCCGCGAGAGGATCGACGACGTCCACCTCAAGTCCCGTTCGTCGATGTCCAGTTCGACGTCCGGCAGGCGCATCAGGAGGGCGTCGACACCGGTGTCGGCGATGGCCCGGCCGATGTCCTGCCCCGGGCACTCGTGGGGCCCGCCGCTGAACGCGAGGTGTGAGCGGTTGCCCCGCATGTTCGCGGCGAGGTCGGGGCGTACGACGGGGTCGACGTTGCCCGGCGCGATGCCGAGGATCAGGCCGTCGCCCGCCCGGATCCGCTGGCCGCCGAGCTCGGTGTCCTGCTTGGCGAAGTAGCCGATCATGGCGCTGAACGGCGGCTCGTCCCACAGGGACTGCTCGACCGCCTCGGGGACCGTCATCTGCCCGCCGCTGAGCTGCGCGCGAAAGCGCGGGTCGGTCAGGACCATCCGCAGGACGTTCGCGATGAGGTTGGCGGTCGCCTCGTACGCGGCGATGAGCACCAGCCGCAGATGCGCGCCGACCTCGTCGTCGGTCAGCTGCGCCGGGTGCGAGATGAGGCTCGTGGTGAAGTCCTCCTCGGGCTGGACCCGGCGCCGCGCCACGAGGCCCATCAGGACCTCCATGATGTACGCGTTGCTGGCGATGGCCGTGTCGGTGCCCTTGATCATGTCGCGGGCCGACTGCACCATCCGCTCGTTGTACTCCTCGGGCATGCCGAGGACGTGGCACATCACCATCATCGGCAGGTGTTCGGCGAACTGGCTGACCAGGTCGGCCGTGCCGTTCTCGCAGAAGTCGTTGAGCAGGTGGTTCGTGTAGCGGTTGATGTGGCGGCGGACGCCGCGGTGGTCGATGGTCGACATGGCGCCGGTGACCGCCCCGCGCAGCCGCTGGTGCTCGTCGCCCTCGACGAAGCTGCACATGGGCTGCCAGGTGAAGACGGGGGCGAGCGGGTGGTCCGCCCCGGCGCTGCCGTCCCGCACCGCGCGCCAGATGCGCGAGTCCCGGGTGAACTGCGAGGGCGTGCGGACCATGTGGAGGTTCTCGCTGTGCCCGAGCACGGCCCAGATCGGCACGTCGTTGTGGAGGAGTACGGGGGCGACCGGGCCGTGCTCGGCGCGCAGCTTCTCGTACAGGCCGGCCAGGTCGGCACCCGCCTCGGGGCCGTAGAGGCGGCGCAGACCGCCGGGGCCGAGGCCATGGGCGGGGCAGCCGGGAGGCGGCGCGGCGGGGTCGTCGGTACCGGGCCAGGAGGGGGAGGGGGTCGTCACGGTCGTCGCTCCGGGTTGACGGAAGGGGTTCCGGGTGGCAGATGCGGCAGATAAGGCAGATGTGGCAAGGGACGGGTCACAGGCGTCGGACGGGTCAGACGCGGGCCACGGTCAGGGAGTGGAGGTAGCGCATCAGGGTCATCAGGACGTCGCGGCTGGACTCCCTGCGGCGGGCGTCGCAGGCCATGATCGGGACGCCGGGTCCGAGGTCCAGCGCCCTGCGCAGGGTCTCGACCGGATGCTGCGGCGCGTCCGGGAAGTCGTTGACGGCGATGACGAACGGCACCCCGCGCTCCTCCAGACGCCCGATCACGTCGAAGCTGACCTCCAGGCGGCGGGTGTCGATGAGGACGACCGCGCCGAGCGCTCCTTCGAAGAGCCCGTTCCACAGGAACCAGAAGCGCTCCTGGCCGGGGGTGCCGAAGAGGTAGAGCACCAGTTCTTCGGAGATGCTGATCCGGCCGAAGTCCATGGCCACGGTGGTGGCCGTCTTGGACTCGGATCCGTAGTTGTCGTCGACGCCGATGCCCGCCTGGGTCATCGTCTCCTCGGTCGTCAGCGGGCGGATCTCGCTGACCGAGCCGACCATCGTCGTCTTGCCGACGCCGAACCCGCCGACGATCACGACCTTCACGGCGGCCGCGGCCGTGTGCGGCAGGACGTCCTCGCTGCGGGGACCGGTGATCGTGTCGGCGCTCTTAGAGCTTCTGAAGTCCATGCATCACCGCTTCGAGAAGGGATCGGTCGGGGAGCGCGGAGCGGACGATAGGGGCGCGCGCCTGGACGAGTTCGGCCGCGAGCAAATCGGTCAGGACCACGGTCACCACACTGAACGGCAGCGCCAGATACGCGGAGATCTCGGCGACGGAGAGCGGCGTCCTGCACAGCCGCAGCACCGCCGAGTGCTCCGGCTGCGCCATGGGGGACGCCTCGCCGTTGGCCACGATCAGCGTGACGAGGTCGAGGGGCGCCCGCTCGGAGTCCTCGCCCGTCAGGATGTACAGCCGCTCGGGGTTGTCGGGGCCGCGTCGCTCGCGCTGGGGAGGGGCGTCCGGGTCGGGCGCGTCCCGCCGGGACGGCGGGTCCCCGTTCGAAGGGCCGGGTGACGGGCCTTGCGGAGGAGTCATACGGCCTGCCCGTCACGCCGGGGCGGGCTCGTCAGGTGCGCCCCGATGCGTACGACGAGGTCGCGCATCCGGGCGGCGATGAGACCGGCGTCGACGGTCTCGTCGGCGAGCACCGCCAGATAGGCACCGGCACCGGCGGCCATGAGGTAGAAGTAGCCGCCGTCGATCTCGATGATGACCATCTTCATCCCGCCGTCGCTGCGCGGGATCTCCGTGGCCACGGCGGCGGCGAGGCTCTGCAGGCCGGCGCAGGCCGCGGCGATGCGGTCGGCGGCGTCCGGGTCGCCGCCGTAGCG is a genomic window containing:
- a CDS encoding GNAT family N-acetyltransferase, which gives rise to MPYLISDVVAPGALACRQQPTLPVSDGGLVLRPWASSDAPAVYEAFQDPVLQRWHARVADSEGEARDWIEDWRAAWAGERAAHWAIADAATDRLVGRIALRMIELPDGQAEVAYWTVPWARGRGVAPRAVETLARWSFDEVGLHRLELTHATANEASCRVALKTCFPAEGTKRSAVLHADGWHDMHLHARVAGAPFEPRGSGRP
- a CDS encoding RluA family pseudouridine synthase encodes the protein MRRKPRIPPAPLPQRDGVDPVRVRLPPEGTWPTVRDHLVKRLAAGPGVIDAMLRGGEIVGADGTPVAPDAPYEPGAFVWFHRDLPPEATVPFALDVVHRDEHIVVVDKPHFLATMPRGGHVAQTALARLRVRLGIPTLSAAHRLDRLTAGLLLFTVRPEERGAYQTLFRDRLVHKEYEAVAPYDPHVPLPRTVRSHIEKERGRIAAYEVEGAEPNSESHVELIEHRGALGRYRLTPRTGRTHQLRVHMNALGLPILGDPVYPVVTGPAAPDDFRRPLQLLARVLEFTDPVTGARHRFVSGRTLGAWSAYDDWNQQPHGSRAAPAQ
- a CDS encoding cytochrome P450 gives rise to the protein MTTPSPSWPGTDDPAAPPPGCPAHGLGPGGLRRLYGPEAGADLAGLYEKLRAEHGPVAPVLLHNDVPIWAVLGHSENLHMVRTPSQFTRDSRIWRAVRDGSAGADHPLAPVFTWQPMCSFVEGDEHQRLRGAVTGAMSTIDHRGVRRHINRYTNHLLNDFCENGTADLVSQFAEHLPMMVMCHVLGMPEEYNERMVQSARDMIKGTDTAIASNAYIMEVLMGLVARRRVQPEEDFTTSLISHPAQLTDDEVGAHLRLVLIAAYEATANLIANVLRMVLTDPRFRAQLSGGQMTVPEAVEQSLWDEPPFSAMIGYFAKQDTELGGQRIRAGDGLILGIAPGNVDPVVRPDLAANMRGNRSHLAFSGGPHECPGQDIGRAIADTGVDALLMRLPDVELDIDERDLRWTSSILSRHLVELPVRFAPRPPQDVMARPSAQVPRSRTDWQISTPPLRQPMPAAARAPQPQGAPTAAPAPEPVQAQGAWRRFVTWWRGY
- a CDS encoding ATP/GTP-binding protein codes for the protein MDFRSSKSADTITGPRSEDVLPHTAAAAVKVVIVGGFGVGKTTMVGSVSEIRPLTTEETMTQAGIGVDDNYGSESKTATTVAMDFGRISISEELVLYLFGTPGQERFWFLWNGLFEGALGAVVLIDTRRLEVSFDVIGRLEERGVPFVIAVNDFPDAPQHPVETLRRALDLGPGVPIMACDARRRESSRDVLMTLMRYLHSLTVARV
- a CDS encoding DUF742 domain-containing protein, encoding MTPPQGPSPGPSNGDPPSRRDAPDPDAPPQRERRGPDNPERLYILTGEDSERAPLDLVTLIVANGEASPMAQPEHSAVLRLCRTPLSVAEISAYLALPFSVVTVVLTDLLAAELVQARAPIVRSALPDRSLLEAVMHGLQKL
- a CDS encoding roadblock/LC7 domain-containing protein, coding for MIQQRANFDWMLKELADGVPQTRQIVVLSADGLRIARYGGDPDAADRIAAACAGLQSLAAAVATEIPRSDGGMKMVIIEIDGGYFYLMAAGAGAYLAVLADETVDAGLIAARMRDLVVRIGAHLTSPPRRDGQAV